Proteins co-encoded in one Papaver somniferum cultivar HN1 chromosome 5, ASM357369v1, whole genome shotgun sequence genomic window:
- the LOC113280678 gene encoding S-protein homolog 2-like, with the protein MGTLSSHGSVSLLLLLLFSVLVSKGSSVTVYVQNDIEGYKVSLDMHCRSKDDDLGQRWLNQGQEWHWKSGVIDGFTHYWCDFRWYDNRDNFWYKGTFDVYHADFFMNKYREYCDDACKWSARRDGFYLFRVDRDEWQKQDEWHVE; encoded by the coding sequence ATGGGTACTTTGAGTAGCCATGGAAGTGTAAGTTTATTACTGTTACTATTGTTTTCGGTTCTGGTTTCCAAGGGTTCATCGGTGACGGTATATGTACAGAATGATATCGAAGGTTATAAAGTTTCCTTGGACATGCACTGCAGGTCTAAAGATGATGATCTAGGTCAACGTTGGCTCAATCAAGGCCAGGAATGGCACTGGAAATCTGGTGTGATCGATGGTTTTACGCATTATTGGTGCGATTTTCGTTGGTATGATAATCGAGATAATTTCTGGTATAAGGGCACTTTTGATGTTTACCATGCagattttttcatgaacaaatacagaGAATATTGCGATGATGCTTGCAAGTGGTCTGCTCGTAGGGACGGATTTTACTTGTTCCGTGTCGATAGAGATGAGTGGCAGAAACAAGATGAATGGCATGTCGAATGA